Proteins from one Chitinophaga oryzae genomic window:
- a CDS encoding mechanosensitive ion channel family protein, producing MSIQVITKLRAFYRPLLALLWLCLVMPAAAQRTKKKTPPPDTIHMAVIDSATISKNISKLAQDTSKMKKSDTAVAVIINRIEGYTLLLNQLMSSLRRGFDTINITREIPLVDTSLALIKENIAGQDRTPNINDIYTNKVMLEQLQRKLGGWQNNLFSYYNSLVAINDTLHSLRRDTSMRNIPAEDELYGFYIGQLTRLIKKYRSVDSANKVSLVKIGLLQNKIANRYIDVSNLLEDSNYQLEQFSADMFSRDYRYIWKPHRDSINPLEFFPVFKRSLHKSTRVLSIFFSIQWPIFIVWVLLASLFAWWVYANVRRIRRNHPEQEAEAILQHAQYVYRHPVASTVIFVTTLSSVFSVRYPILYTEIIWGLTMAALTYLFRSHLPRTLYRYWLMLMALLFMYCINNLLIEVTYAEQWGLLICAGLCIALGFRLLRETSLTTFAHPKYTAPVIKLFIATSAFSMLLVILARVGSAKIFGSSAVVNTVMAMNLYVLVKILLEAVFLQVEANKNSSTFISFMDYQDVQAKLKTFLTVLAFVGWLVIISRNLYLYDAIYEAISELLSATRHIGNSDFTFSSVIIFVLVIWIAFVASQLIAYMFGNTGQSTSPAQKPRFGSTLLLLRLAVLAGGILLAFAASGIPMDKITIVIGALSVGIGFGLQNVVNNLVSGIILAFEKPIEVGDVIELGTRSGVVKEIGIRSSKISAYDGSTVVVPNADLISQQLINWTMTSRVRRVNFTLGVGYGSDITQVTDIIKSAFVDQEGILTTPEPVVQLSQFADNAVTFQVYFWISDLGNAGPLQSKVLTFIYDALNEAGIELPFPQRDLHIRTVDEAVLNKWKSNKKGTSDLSADDGEKNL from the coding sequence ATGTCCATTCAGGTTATCACCAAATTACGCGCTTTCTACCGGCCTTTACTGGCATTGCTATGGCTGTGCCTTGTTATGCCGGCAGCGGCGCAGCGCACCAAAAAGAAGACACCACCTCCGGACACCATTCATATGGCGGTAATAGACAGCGCCACCATCAGCAAGAACATCAGCAAGCTGGCGCAGGACACTTCAAAGATGAAGAAGTCCGACACCGCGGTAGCCGTGATCATCAACAGGATAGAAGGGTATACCCTGCTGCTCAACCAGCTGATGAGCAGCCTGCGGCGCGGGTTTGACACCATAAATATCACCCGGGAGATACCGCTGGTAGACACCTCTCTCGCCCTGATCAAAGAGAATATTGCCGGGCAGGACCGCACCCCCAACATCAACGATATTTACACCAACAAGGTGATGCTGGAACAGCTGCAGCGCAAGCTGGGCGGCTGGCAGAACAACCTCTTCTCCTATTACAATTCCCTGGTAGCTATTAACGACACCCTGCACTCGCTGCGGCGGGACACCTCTATGCGCAATATCCCTGCAGAAGATGAGCTCTATGGTTTTTATATCGGTCAGCTTACCCGGCTGATTAAAAAATACCGGTCAGTCGACAGCGCCAACAAGGTGAGTCTTGTTAAAATAGGGTTGTTGCAGAACAAGATCGCCAACCGGTACATCGACGTGTCCAACCTATTGGAAGACAGCAACTATCAGCTGGAGCAGTTCTCTGCCGATATGTTTTCCCGGGATTACCGGTATATCTGGAAACCGCACCGCGACAGTATCAATCCGCTGGAGTTCTTCCCGGTATTTAAACGATCGTTGCATAAAAGCACCCGGGTGCTGAGTATTTTCTTTTCCATCCAGTGGCCTATTTTCATTGTGTGGGTCTTACTGGCCTCGTTGTTTGCCTGGTGGGTGTATGCCAACGTACGGCGTATCCGCCGTAACCATCCGGAACAGGAGGCCGAGGCTATCCTGCAACACGCACAGTATGTGTACCGGCATCCGGTGGCCAGCACCGTGATTTTTGTGACGACGCTGTCGTCCGTATTTTCCGTACGGTACCCCATCCTGTACACCGAAATTATCTGGGGGCTGACCATGGCCGCCCTCACCTATCTTTTCCGCTCCCATCTTCCCAGGACCCTCTACCGGTACTGGCTGATGCTGATGGCGCTGCTCTTCATGTATTGCATCAACAACCTGCTGATAGAGGTGACCTACGCCGAACAATGGGGGCTGCTGATCTGCGCCGGCCTCTGTATAGCGCTGGGCTTCCGGCTGCTCAGAGAAACGTCGCTGACCACGTTCGCCCATCCTAAATACACGGCGCCTGTCATTAAGCTGTTTATCGCCACCAGCGCTTTTTCCATGCTGCTGGTGATACTGGCGCGGGTGGGCAGCGCCAAGATATTCGGGTCCAGCGCCGTGGTAAACACCGTTATGGCCATGAACCTCTATGTGCTCGTGAAGATATTGCTGGAGGCCGTGTTTTTACAGGTGGAAGCCAACAAAAACTCCAGCACTTTCATTTCTTTCATGGACTACCAGGACGTGCAGGCCAAGCTGAAAACATTCCTGACCGTACTGGCTTTTGTGGGCTGGCTCGTTATCATCTCGCGCAACCTGTACCTGTACGACGCCATCTACGAGGCCATCAGCGAGCTGCTGTCCGCCACGCGCCATATCGGCAATTCCGACTTTACCTTCAGCAGCGTGATCATCTTTGTGCTGGTCATCTGGATCGCTTTTGTCGCCTCCCAACTGATCGCCTATATGTTCGGCAATACCGGTCAGAGTACCAGTCCCGCCCAGAAGCCCCGCTTCGGCTCCACCCTGCTGCTGCTACGTCTCGCCGTGCTGGCCGGCGGTATCCTGCTGGCCTTCGCTGCCTCCGGCATCCCCATGGACAAAATCACCATCGTGATCGGCGCCCTCAGCGTAGGCATCGGTTTCGGCCTGCAGAATGTCGTCAACAACCTGGTGTCCGGTATCATCCTGGCTTTCGAAAAACCGATTGAAGTCGGCGATGTGATAGAGCTCGGAACGCGCTCCGGCGTGGTCAAAGAGATCGGTATCCGTTCCAGTAAAATCTCCGCCTACGACGGCTCCACCGTGGTAGTACCCAATGCCGACCTCATCTCCCAACAGCTGATCAACTGGACCATGACCAGCCGTGTGCGCCGTGTGAACTTCACACTTGGCGTCGGTTACGGCAGCGACATCACCCAGGTGACCGATATTATCAAGAGCGCGTTCGTCGACCAGGAAGGTATTCTTACCACTCCCGAGCCGGTCGTACAGCTGTCGCAGTTCGCCGATAACGCCGTTACTTTCCAGGTGTATTTCTGGATTTCCGATCTGGGCAATGCCGGTCCCCTGCAAAGTAAAGTGCTCACCTTCATCTACGACGCCCTCAACGAAGCCGGTATAGAGCTGCCTTTCCCGCAACGGGACCTGCATATCCGTACCGTCGATGAAGCCGTGCTGAACAAATGGAAATCCAATAAAAAAGGGACATCAGACCTCTCCGCCGATGACGGGGAAAAAAATTTGTAA
- a CDS encoding IS256 family transposase, giving the protein MEKQNFDFEAFKKQAASRLKNGDTLLGKDGVLTPLLKEFLEGALDGELEAHIEDEGDANRKNGKGRKQVKTAIGSVDINPPRDRNGTFEPEIVPKRHKTLGVDLDRQIISLYARGASYSDIRDHLMDMYGLEASTATISRVTDKILPLIQEWRSRPLERVYPFVWLDAIHYKVRHEGRVVSRAVYCIIGLNQEGYKELLGMYVGENEGAKFWLQVLTDLQNRGLEDIFIACIDNLQGFADAIESIFPKTEVQLCIVHQIRNSQKYLSYKDVKPFMKDLQNVYKSTTADQAERSLDQLESNWGTRYPKVIESWRKNWPRLSSYFQYNKDIRRIMYTTNIIEGFHRQLRAVTKSKGAFQSEDALMKLLFLVQENICAKWNKPVHNWNQTLAQLSIIFSERLKLNL; this is encoded by the coding sequence ATGGAAAAGCAAAACTTTGATTTCGAAGCCTTCAAGAAGCAAGCGGCGAGCCGTTTGAAGAACGGAGATACGCTTTTAGGTAAGGACGGCGTGCTAACGCCGTTGCTAAAGGAGTTTCTTGAAGGCGCCCTGGATGGTGAGTTGGAAGCGCATATTGAAGATGAAGGAGATGCCAACCGTAAGAACGGAAAAGGGCGTAAACAGGTAAAGACCGCCATTGGGTCGGTAGATATTAACCCGCCACGCGATCGTAATGGGACATTCGAGCCTGAGATAGTTCCCAAACGTCATAAAACTCTTGGGGTAGATTTGGATCGACAGATCATTTCTTTATACGCCCGTGGAGCCAGCTACAGCGATATCCGGGATCACCTGATGGATATGTATGGCTTGGAGGCTTCTACAGCCACGATAAGCCGTGTTACAGATAAAATTCTGCCATTGATACAAGAGTGGCGCAGTCGCCCTCTTGAGAGGGTTTACCCGTTCGTCTGGCTGGATGCCATCCATTATAAGGTCCGCCATGAGGGACGGGTTGTCAGCCGCGCTGTTTACTGCATTATAGGCCTTAATCAGGAGGGCTACAAAGAGTTGCTGGGTATGTATGTCGGGGAGAATGAAGGTGCTAAATTCTGGCTGCAGGTATTGACAGATCTACAGAATCGCGGTTTGGAAGATATCTTCATTGCCTGTATAGATAATCTTCAGGGCTTTGCTGATGCCATAGAAAGTATCTTCCCAAAGACCGAGGTTCAGCTCTGTATCGTACATCAGATACGCAATTCTCAGAAATATCTTTCCTACAAGGATGTTAAGCCATTTATGAAAGATCTTCAAAACGTCTACAAGTCCACTACTGCTGACCAGGCAGAACGAAGCCTTGATCAGCTGGAATCTAACTGGGGAACCAGGTATCCCAAAGTGATTGAATCCTGGCGAAAAAACTGGCCAAGATTGAGTAGCTATTTTCAGTACAACAAAGACATTCGCCGAATCATGTATACAACCAATATTATTGAAGGCTTCCACCGGCAGCTTCGCGCTGTTACAAAGTCAAAGGGCGCCTTCCAGTCGGAAGATGCCCTCATGAAGCTCTTATTCCTTGTCCAGGAGAATATATGTGCCAAATGGAACAAGCCAGTACACAACTGGAATCAGACATTGGCCCAATTATCTATTATCTTTAGTGAACGATTAAAACTTAATCTTTAA
- a CDS encoding AhpC/TSA family protein: MRKLIIAGLSIMPLTAFAQSSNKFTINGKYGAGNAPEKAYLEYTMKGKSIIDSVGLKDGVFKFSGVASASPVSATLTFDTKGVGRTNSLEQITVYLEPGSIHIKTNGATVHGAQVIGTPRNNDYNDLNHLVDAGYEQMTDEDRQFMEGKLSPQGTQNYAARLEGFRKRFSDMTKDAYIKFIRSHPASMLSLELFPKIAYEQRYDVVKPLFDGLSFKIKNSAEGKKVAANLDKMKVTAIGQPAPDFEVPDAEGKRVKLSSFRGKYVLVDFWASWCGPCRAENPHLVRVYNKFKDQNFTIVGISLDKPDSKALWLAAVKNDGLPWLQLSDLNFWDSKAAKSYGVQAIPQNFLIGPDGIIVGRTLSGKALDEILSGIFYPVHKAN; encoded by the coding sequence TTGAGAAAGTTAATTATAGCCGGTTTGTCAATAATGCCGTTGACAGCTTTTGCCCAAAGTAGTAATAAGTTTACGATCAATGGTAAATATGGCGCAGGCAACGCTCCTGAAAAGGCATATCTGGAATATACGATGAAAGGTAAGTCCATCATTGATTCCGTGGGGTTAAAGGATGGCGTCTTCAAATTTTCCGGTGTGGCGTCGGCTTCGCCGGTATCCGCTACATTAACCTTTGATACGAAAGGTGTTGGGCGAACTAACAGCCTTGAACAGATAACCGTTTATCTTGAGCCGGGCAGCATTCATATTAAAACGAATGGAGCTACCGTACATGGAGCGCAGGTAATCGGAACGCCCAGAAATAATGATTATAATGATCTTAATCACCTGGTTGACGCCGGCTATGAACAAATGACCGATGAAGACAGGCAATTCATGGAAGGGAAGTTGTCGCCGCAGGGCACGCAGAATTATGCGGCCAGGCTGGAAGGTTTTCGAAAGCGGTTTAGTGACATGACCAAAGATGCCTATATTAAATTCATCCGGTCCCATCCTGCATCCATGCTTAGCCTGGAGTTGTTTCCTAAAATCGCTTATGAGCAACGCTATGACGTAGTGAAGCCCTTGTTCGACGGTTTATCATTCAAAATTAAGAATAGTGCGGAAGGTAAAAAAGTGGCGGCTAACCTGGATAAAATGAAAGTAACTGCAATAGGGCAACCGGCGCCGGACTTTGAAGTGCCTGATGCAGAAGGGAAGCGGGTTAAACTTTCGTCATTTCGTGGTAAATATGTCCTGGTCGATTTTTGGGCTTCCTGGTGCGGGCCATGCAGGGCAGAGAATCCCCACCTGGTGAGAGTCTACAATAAATTCAAGGACCAGAACTTCACCATTGTCGGTATTTCTCTCGATAAGCCTGACAGCAAAGCCTTGTGGCTGGCGGCAGTTAAAAATGACGGACTTCCATGGCTTCAGCTTTCTGATCTGAATTTTTGGGATAGTAAGGCTGCGAAATCATATGGGGTCCAGGCAATTCCTCAGAATTTTTTGATCGGTCCTGATGGAATTATAGTTGGAAGAACATTGTCAGGAAAAGCGTTGGATGAAATATTAAGTGGAATATTTTATCCTGTGCACAAGGCTAACTGA
- a CDS encoding peroxiredoxin family protein: protein MRRVIFLILTSLAALSGTAQDNHPVSWKFRSDSIAPLTFKIAFIASINEPFHIYPQSYEGGMGMPTTITWEENPNVQLMGEMEEKGAASAAGEALAYYTKGVTFSQTIKLRADEKTVLHFRIRYMACNNQMCLPPSSKEYTLTVNDASGISVADEKENNVQVPGMQKAVQYEDFALPDVKGKKICTKTIISANRYTFIDFWASWCSPCRMQAKALVPLYARYRNKGLGVIGISLDTDAAAWKKAIEKDGYTWTNLADLKGFDSPVTKKYQIKAIPRNFLIDNKGVIIARDLHGKELEAKLMELFN from the coding sequence ATGAGAAGAGTAATTTTTTTGATATTGACCAGTCTGGCTGCTTTGTCCGGCACTGCGCAGGATAACCACCCGGTTTCGTGGAAATTCCGCAGTGACTCAATTGCGCCACTCACTTTTAAGATTGCCTTCATAGCGTCTATCAACGAACCGTTTCATATTTATCCACAGTCTTATGAGGGTGGAATGGGAATGCCTACTACTATTACATGGGAAGAAAATCCGAATGTTCAGTTGATGGGAGAGATGGAAGAAAAAGGAGCAGCATCTGCTGCCGGGGAAGCGCTGGCTTATTACACGAAGGGTGTTACGTTTTCACAAACTATCAAACTCAGGGCAGATGAAAAGACAGTATTGCATTTCCGGATCAGGTACATGGCATGCAATAATCAGATGTGTCTTCCTCCATCATCAAAGGAGTATACGCTGACTGTAAATGATGCTAGCGGTATTAGTGTTGCTGATGAAAAGGAAAATAATGTACAGGTGCCGGGTATGCAGAAAGCGGTACAGTATGAGGACTTTGCATTACCGGATGTAAAAGGAAAAAAAATCTGCACCAAAACAATCATCTCCGCGAACAGGTATACCTTTATTGATTTCTGGGCCAGTTGGTGTTCGCCATGCAGAATGCAGGCAAAAGCGCTTGTTCCGCTTTATGCCAGGTATAGGAACAAAGGGCTGGGTGTAATCGGCATTTCCCTCGATACGGATGCTGCTGCCTGGAAAAAGGCAATAGAGAAGGATGGTTATACCTGGACAAACCTGGCAGACCTGAAAGGATTTGATTCTCCTGTTACTAAAAAATATCAGATTAAAGCTATTCCCAGGAATTTTCTGATCGATAACAAGGGCGTAATTATTGCCAGAGACCTCCATGGGAAAGAGCTGGAAGCAAAGCTGATGGAACTGTTTAACTAA
- a CDS encoding TlpA family protein disulfide reductase, with the protein MKMLILLLLISGSVFAQQSPSAKYNFRDFASIVDVEDQEKQYHEMLKANPIDPAKPSMYEEYRAQLAIGWLTKGNFERYWYYKNTRPKFNVLQFLYLTYALDNLFDANTNPGEVEKVSAGILEELGTGALKDGIGRTQTVLEINAATNAQLGNTDTALQLLAKSSEVKDGMREMRYFKDAKSNYLNRYGVVMLAAGKYQVAFDTLSKAFREAESNPAMVNTFRLVYKKVKGTENGFGEYLKSLKDEAYHHCYKEVEKLYIASPKTTLDGAIPSQGGDGKMFTLFHATKPVQEVSMPDLDGKIVHLRDCKNKVLALDFWSTGCTPCVAAFSGFERVVADYKKDVFQMFVVSLFEDRATVKTFVKKKGITLDVLQDEENKFFDVQGTPTKIIFDPLGNIRFFSSGYAGSTDREYYKLKSMVEITKSRYKG; encoded by the coding sequence ATGAAAATGTTAATCTTGCTGTTGCTGATCTCGGGGTCCGTCTTCGCGCAGCAATCGCCATCCGCAAAATATAACTTCAGGGATTTTGCTTCGATAGTAGATGTGGAAGACCAGGAGAAGCAATACCACGAAATGTTGAAAGCAAATCCAATAGACCCCGCCAAACCATCTATGTATGAGGAATATCGTGCACAGCTGGCTATAGGATGGCTTACCAAAGGAAACTTTGAACGTTATTGGTATTATAAAAACACCAGGCCGAAATTCAACGTACTTCAATTCCTGTATCTGACTTATGCACTGGACAACCTCTTTGATGCAAATACCAACCCGGGCGAAGTGGAAAAGGTGTCAGCCGGAATATTGGAAGAGCTGGGAACAGGAGCACTGAAAGATGGAATTGGCAGAACGCAGACCGTTCTGGAGATAAATGCTGCAACTAATGCCCAACTGGGAAATACAGATACGGCATTGCAGTTATTGGCGAAATCCTCGGAGGTAAAAGACGGTATGCGCGAAATGCGTTATTTCAAAGATGCCAAATCCAATTACCTGAACCGGTATGGCGTAGTGATGCTTGCTGCCGGTAAGTACCAGGTGGCATTCGATACATTGAGTAAAGCATTCAGGGAAGCGGAGTCAAACCCGGCTATGGTTAATACATTCAGGTTGGTATACAAGAAGGTAAAAGGTACCGAAAATGGATTCGGGGAGTATCTTAAATCCCTGAAGGATGAAGCATACCATCACTGTTACAAGGAAGTGGAAAAATTGTACATAGCATCACCGAAAACAACGCTCGACGGTGCAATACCCAGCCAGGGAGGAGATGGTAAAATGTTTACGCTTTTTCATGCCACGAAACCTGTACAAGAGGTGTCGATGCCTGATCTGGACGGCAAAATCGTTCATCTGAGGGATTGTAAGAACAAGGTGCTGGCCCTTGATTTCTGGTCAACAGGATGTACGCCATGCGTAGCTGCCTTCAGCGGATTTGAGCGCGTGGTGGCGGACTATAAAAAAGATGTATTTCAAATGTTTGTGGTAAGCCTGTTTGAAGACAGGGCTACCGTGAAAACTTTCGTGAAGAAGAAAGGGATTACCCTCGATGTTTTACAGGATGAAGAAAACAAGTTCTTTGATGTCCAGGGAACACCCACCAAAATCATATTTGATCCATTGGGTAATATACGATTCTTTAGTTCTGGTTACGCCGGTTCCACAGACAGGGAGTATTATAAACTGAAGTCTATGGTAGAGATCACAAAATCAAGGTATAAAGGGTAA